One part of the Caproiciproducens sp. CPB-2 genome encodes these proteins:
- a CDS encoding phosphoenolpyruvate carboxykinase (GTP) — MTSNKSVLNWIEEMKALVGPDKLVWIDGSEAQLEALRAQACASGELIKLNQEKLPGCYLHRTAVNDVARVEDRTFICSRKEEDAGPTNHWKDPQEAYKMLYDIARGSYRGRTMYVIPYSMGPIGSPLAKIGVELTDSIYVVLNMAIMTRVGQKVWDTLGDSADWVKGLHCKCDIDAEKRYICHFPEDNTIISVNSGYGGNVLLGKKCFALRIASYLGKTEGWMAEHMLILGIENPKGEIKYVAAAFPSACGKTNLAMLIPPEGYRRKGYKVWTVGDDIAWMRQGPDGRLYAINPENGFFGVAPGTNAKSNPNALASTQSGTIFTNVVQNLDDNTVWWEGLDKNPPKNAVNWKGEPWDGTTSDQKGAHPNSRFTAPAKNCPCVSPEFDKGAGVPISAIIFGGRRAQTTPLVYQSRDWNNGVFVGSIMASETTAAATGAVGVVRRDPMAMLPFCGYHMGDYFKHWIEMGEKLGDKAPKIFNVNWFRLDEEGHFIWPGFGDNLRVLEWIINRCDGKADAVKTPIGFVPKAEDINLEGLDFSVDTLKSILEVRNDQWVKEAEGIEEFYKKFGDKLPKELRSQLDILKNNLK, encoded by the coding sequence ATGACAAGCAACAAGTCTGTTTTGAACTGGATTGAGGAAATGAAAGCGCTTGTCGGTCCGGATAAATTAGTCTGGATTGACGGGTCAGAGGCTCAGCTTGAGGCATTGCGCGCCCAAGCCTGTGCTTCGGGGGAACTCATCAAGCTGAATCAGGAAAAACTCCCTGGCTGCTACCTGCACCGCACCGCGGTAAACGACGTTGCCCGCGTTGAGGACAGGACCTTTATCTGCTCCCGCAAAGAAGAGGACGCGGGCCCGACCAACCACTGGAAAGACCCTCAGGAAGCCTATAAAATGCTTTACGACATTGCCAGGGGCAGCTACAGGGGCCGCACCATGTATGTGATCCCCTATTCCATGGGTCCGATCGGCTCGCCGCTCGCAAAAATTGGCGTAGAGCTCACAGATTCCATTTATGTTGTATTAAATATGGCGATTATGACCCGTGTGGGCCAGAAGGTCTGGGATACGCTGGGCGACAGCGCCGACTGGGTAAAGGGCCTGCACTGCAAGTGCGACATCGACGCGGAGAAGAGATACATCTGCCACTTTCCGGAGGACAATACCATTATCTCCGTCAACTCCGGCTACGGCGGAAACGTTCTGCTGGGCAAAAAGTGCTTTGCGCTGCGCATCGCTTCCTACCTTGGAAAGACAGAGGGCTGGATGGCGGAGCATATGCTGATTCTCGGCATTGAAAACCCGAAGGGCGAAATCAAATACGTCGCCGCCGCGTTCCCGTCCGCCTGCGGCAAGACCAACCTGGCGATGCTGATTCCGCCGGAAGGCTACCGCAGGAAGGGCTACAAGGTTTGGACGGTCGGCGACGATATCGCCTGGATGCGTCAGGGCCCGGACGGCAGGCTGTACGCGATCAATCCTGAAAACGGATTCTTCGGCGTCGCTCCCGGCACAAACGCAAAGTCAAACCCGAACGCGCTTGCTTCCACACAGTCCGGCACCATCTTCACCAATGTCGTCCAGAATCTTGACGACAACACCGTCTGGTGGGAAGGCCTTGACAAGAATCCCCCGAAGAACGCGGTCAACTGGAAAGGCGAGCCCTGGGACGGCACCACTTCCGACCAGAAGGGCGCTCATCCGAACAGCCGCTTCACCGCTCCCGCAAAGAACTGCCCCTGCGTCAGCCCCGAGTTTGACAAGGGCGCGGGCGTTCCGATTTCCGCCATCATCTTCGGCGGCCGCCGCGCACAGACCACTCCGCTGGTCTATCAGTCCCGCGACTGGAACAACGGCGTGTTCGTCGGCTCCATCATGGCCTCTGAAACAACCGCCGCCGCGACCGGCGCAGTCGGCGTAGTCCGCCGCGACCCGATGGCGATGCTGCCCTTCTGCGGTTACCATATGGGCGACTACTTCAAGCACTGGATCGAAATGGGCGAAAAGCTCGGCGATAAGGCTCCGAAGATTTTCAACGTCAACTGGTTCCGCCTCGACGAGGAAGGCCACTTCATTTGGCCGGGCTTCGGCGACAACCTGCGCGTGCTGGAGTGGATCATCAACCGCTGCGACGGAAAGGCCGACGCCGTTAAGACCCCGATCGGCTTTGTTCCGAAGGCGGAGGATATCAACCTGGAAGGACTTGACTTCAGCGTAGACACCCTGAAGAGCATTCTTGAGGTCAGGAACGATCAGTGGGTCAAAGAGGCCGAGGGCATTGAGGAATTCTACAAGAAGTTCGGCGATAAGCTTCCGAAGGAGCTGAGGAGTCAGCTCGATATCCTGAAGAACAACCTGAAATAA
- a CDS encoding NCS2 family permease yields the protein MAGSSETAYHPKGDFFNLKGNHTNVRTEVGAGLTTFFAMAYIIVVNPTMLSQTGMKWGAVFLATIIASVIGTLIMGLFANVPYAQAPGMGLNAFFVFTVCFGLQFKWQEALAMVFICGLVNIFITVTKIRKLIIKSIPESLQNAIGGGIGIFIAYIGIKNAGLIQFTSDPGTYVLLDSKTVIASSAAVPAIVKLNAPVVLLALFGLALTVVLLVKNVKGAILISIAATTIIGIPMGITTVGQSMGFGEACSQLPETFGAAFGDPGLVSLFADPAKIPLVLMTIFAFSLSDTFDTIGTFIGTGRKTGIFTAEDQLALETGNGFKSKMDKALFADATATSIGAIFGTSNTTTYVESAAGIGAGGRTGLTSVVTAAMFIISAFFAPLISAVPSAATAPALIVVGIMMLSAFKEIEWTSLEEAIPAFFAGIFMAFCYSISYGIAAGFIFYCLIKIFRGKAKEIHPILWVATGLFVLNFAILAVIS from the coding sequence ATGGCAGGCAGTTCAGAAACAGCATACCATCCGAAGGGAGACTTCTTTAATTTAAAGGGCAATCATACGAATGTCCGTACAGAAGTCGGAGCAGGTCTGACCACTTTCTTCGCAATGGCGTACATCATCGTCGTGAACCCGACCATGCTGTCCCAGACAGGCATGAAGTGGGGCGCCGTATTCCTTGCGACCATCATTGCTTCCGTAATCGGCACTCTTATTATGGGCCTGTTCGCAAATGTTCCGTACGCGCAGGCTCCGGGCATGGGGCTTAACGCCTTCTTTGTGTTTACCGTATGCTTCGGCTTACAGTTCAAATGGCAGGAAGCGCTCGCAATGGTTTTCATCTGCGGCCTTGTCAACATTTTCATTACGGTAACCAAAATCCGCAAGCTCATCATCAAATCCATTCCGGAAAGCCTTCAGAATGCCATCGGCGGTGGTATCGGCATTTTCATCGCCTACATCGGCATTAAAAACGCGGGCCTGATCCAGTTTACCTCCGACCCGGGTACTTATGTCCTTCTGGACAGCAAAACGGTCATCGCCTCCAGCGCCGCGGTCCCGGCTATTGTAAAGCTGAACGCACCCGTCGTGCTGCTCGCACTGTTCGGACTTGCGCTGACCGTCGTTCTTCTGGTCAAAAACGTCAAGGGAGCTATTTTGATCAGCATCGCGGCAACCACGATTATCGGTATCCCGATGGGGATCACCACCGTCGGCCAGAGCATGGGCTTTGGGGAAGCCTGCTCCCAGCTGCCGGAAACCTTCGGCGCCGCTTTCGGTGACCCCGGCCTGGTTTCGCTCTTTGCAGACCCGGCGAAAATCCCGCTCGTATTGATGACCATTTTCGCTTTCAGCCTTTCCGATACCTTCGACACCATCGGTACCTTTATCGGCACCGGCCGCAAGACCGGCATCTTCACCGCAGAGGATCAGCTGGCGCTGGAAACCGGCAACGGCTTTAAGTCCAAGATGGACAAGGCCCTGTTTGCGGACGCGACGGCGACCTCCATCGGCGCGATCTTCGGTACCTCCAACACCACAACCTATGTGGAAAGCGCGGCGGGCATCGGCGCGGGCGGCCGTACCGGTCTGACCAGCGTCGTGACCGCGGCCATGTTTATCATCAGCGCGTTTTTCGCCCCGCTGATCAGCGCGGTTCCTTCCGCCGCTACGGCGCCCGCCCTGATCGTCGTCGGTATTATGATGCTCAGCGCCTTCAAGGAGATTGAGTGGACCAGCCTGGAAGAGGCGATTCCCGCTTTCTTCGCCGGTATCTTCATGGCGTTCTGCTACAGCATTTCCTACGGGATCGCGGCAGGCTTCATTTTCTACTGCCTCATCAAAATTTTCCGCGGCAAGGCCAAAGAGATTCACCCGATTCTCTGGGTTGCCACCGGCCTGTTCGTTCTGAACTTCGCGATTCTGGCGGTTATTTCCTGA
- a CDS encoding 16S rRNA (uracil(1498)-N(3))-methyltransferase: MPRFFINYVPEEQVVIAGEDARHISRSLRMQSGESLILCDSIGTDYNGRIESVADDRVVVRVLNFCKSVAEPGVRVTVYQGLPKADKMDCIVQKSVETGAVGIVPVMTARCVSRPDEKTAAKKIIRWQKIAQEAAKQSGRGIIPRVAPLTDFRQAVKQAARAGEIILFFEGGGRSIAKLVDGETRELAIFIGPEGGFEQSEVDFAAENGAAVGTLGARILRAETAPIAALSAIMLATGNM, encoded by the coding sequence ATGCCCAGATTTTTTATCAACTATGTTCCGGAGGAGCAGGTGGTGATCGCCGGGGAGGACGCCCGCCACATTTCGCGGTCCCTGCGTATGCAGTCCGGCGAAAGCCTGATTCTCTGCGACAGCATCGGGACGGACTACAACGGCAGAATCGAGAGCGTGGCGGACGACCGGGTCGTTGTGCGCGTCCTGAATTTCTGCAAAAGCGTGGCGGAGCCGGGCGTCCGTGTCACGGTGTACCAGGGCCTGCCCAAGGCGGATAAGATGGACTGCATTGTGCAGAAATCGGTGGAAACGGGCGCGGTGGGGATTGTGCCCGTCATGACCGCGCGCTGTGTCTCAAGGCCGGACGAAAAAACGGCGGCCAAAAAAATCATCCGCTGGCAGAAGATCGCACAGGAAGCGGCCAAGCAGAGCGGCAGGGGAATCATCCCGAGGGTCGCCCCGCTCACGGATTTCCGTCAGGCGGTGAAACAGGCGGCCCGAGCCGGGGAGATCATTCTCTTCTTTGAGGGCGGCGGGCGGAGCATTGCTAAGCTGGTGGACGGCGAAACCCGGGAACTGGCGATTTTTATCGGGCCGGAGGGCGGCTTTGAACAGTCGGAGGTCGATTTCGCGGCGGAAAACGGCGCGGCCGTCGGCACGCTCGGCGCGCGGATCCTCCGCGCGGAGACCGCCCCTATTGCGGCGCTTTCGGCGATTATGCTCGCAACGGGGAATATGTAG
- a CDS encoding DUF4349 domain-containing protein yields the protein MRNRGFLALSAALLMTAYILGGCASQGRGSAAAPATEQRSVAMQDARAANEAAGIDGGQQKSVAANGTASTAGSNPTAGEIAAASSSQKIIERLSYQIETLKFDDSVRKVQSLCTELNGYVQDSSVTGSGIEKQDLRSASFVLRIPQEKLSQFKSGAGSIGSILNLTSSSENISESYYDTEARLKSLRTQQERLMALLQKSGSLTDIIALEKALADVNYQIEQYTGTLRQYDSLINYSTVSIQLNEVVKPTELEKTPVTLGEKISRQFRDSLRALGGFGEGLLVFVLGGAPVILLLAVIAAAVVLVLRKRRRRSGKAAKKAEATFTQEQKEESSGDK from the coding sequence ATGAGAAACAGGGGATTTTTGGCGCTTTCCGCCGCATTGCTGATGACGGCGTACATCCTTGGCGGCTGCGCTTCACAGGGGAGGGGCTCCGCCGCAGCGCCCGCGACGGAACAGCGGTCCGTCGCCATGCAGGACGCGCGGGCAGCGAACGAAGCGGCGGGAATCGACGGCGGACAGCAGAAATCAGTGGCCGCGAACGGTACCGCGAGTACGGCGGGCAGTAATCCGACCGCGGGTGAAATCGCGGCCGCTTCTTCCAGCCAGAAGATCATAGAGCGCCTGTCGTATCAGATAGAAACACTGAAATTCGACGATTCCGTCCGGAAGGTCCAGAGCCTCTGTACGGAGCTGAACGGCTATGTGCAGGATTCCAGCGTCACGGGCAGCGGGATAGAGAAGCAGGACCTGCGCTCCGCGAGCTTTGTCCTGCGGATTCCACAGGAAAAGCTCAGCCAGTTCAAAAGCGGCGCGGGCTCCATCGGGAGCATCCTGAATCTGACCAGCTCGAGCGAAAATATCAGCGAAAGCTATTATGATACCGAAGCACGGCTGAAAAGCCTGCGTACCCAGCAGGAAAGGCTGATGGCCCTGCTGCAGAAATCCGGTTCCCTGACCGATATCATCGCGCTGGAAAAGGCGCTTGCGGACGTCAATTACCAGATCGAGCAGTATACCGGCACTTTGCGTCAGTACGATTCCCTGATTAACTACAGTACCGTTTCCATTCAGCTCAATGAGGTCGTGAAGCCCACGGAGCTTGAAAAGACGCCGGTGACCCTCGGCGAAAAAATTTCAAGGCAGTTCAGGGATTCCCTGCGCGCGCTCGGCGGGTTCGGCGAAGGGCTGCTGGTCTTTGTGCTCGGCGGCGCGCCCGTGATCCTGCTTCTGGCGGTGATCGCTGCGGCGGTGGTGCTTGTCCTGCGCAAAAGGAGAAGAAGGTCTGGGAAGGCGGCGAAAAAGGCCGAAGCAACGTTTACACAGGAACAGAAAGAAGAGAGTTCCGGAGATAAATAG
- a CDS encoding glycine--tRNA ligase: MATEKTMDKIVALCKNRGFVYSGSEIYGGLSNTWDYGPLGVEFKNNVKRAWLKKFVQESRYNVGLDTAILMNPQVWVASGHVGGFSDPLMDCRDCKTRHRADKLIEDAGGDPNGMTFDQMSDYIKNNNIKCPECGSSNFTDIRKFNLMFKTFQGVTEDAKNEIFLRPETAQGIFVNFANIQRTTRRKVPFGVAQIGKSFRNEITPGNFTFRTREFEQMELEFFCKPDTDLDWFYYWKDYCKKWLLNLGMTERNMRLRDHEQEELSFYSKATTDIEYLFPFGWGELWGIADRTNYDLTQHQNHSGKSLEYFDPETNERYVPYVVEPSLGADRVALAFLCDAYDEEKLDEKDTRVVMRLHPALAPYKAAILPLSKKLNEKAQEISADLSKHFMVDYDDAGSIGKRYRRQDEIGTPFCITYDFDSETDGCVTVRDRDTMQQERIAISELVNYISRKIEF; this comes from the coding sequence TTGGCAACTGAAAAAACAATGGACAAAATTGTCGCTCTGTGCAAAAACCGGGGGTTTGTTTACTCCGGCAGCGAAATCTACGGCGGCCTGTCGAACACTTGGGACTACGGCCCGCTGGGCGTTGAATTCAAGAACAACGTCAAACGCGCGTGGCTGAAAAAATTCGTGCAGGAAAGCCGGTACAACGTAGGGCTGGACACCGCGATCCTGATGAATCCGCAGGTCTGGGTGGCCTCCGGCCACGTGGGCGGCTTTTCCGACCCGCTGATGGACTGCCGCGACTGCAAAACCCGCCACCGCGCGGACAAACTGATTGAGGACGCGGGCGGCGACCCCAACGGCATGACCTTTGACCAGATGAGCGACTATATCAAAAACAACAATATCAAATGCCCGGAATGCGGCTCTTCCAACTTCACCGACATCCGCAAGTTCAACCTGATGTTCAAAACCTTTCAGGGGGTAACGGAGGACGCCAAAAACGAAATCTTCCTCCGGCCGGAAACCGCGCAGGGCATTTTTGTCAACTTTGCCAACATTCAGCGCACCACCCGCCGCAAGGTCCCCTTCGGCGTCGCACAGATCGGCAAAAGCTTCCGCAACGAAATCACGCCGGGCAACTTTACGTTCCGCACGCGTGAATTTGAGCAGATGGAGCTTGAATTCTTCTGCAAGCCGGACACCGACCTCGACTGGTTCTACTACTGGAAGGATTACTGCAAAAAGTGGCTGCTCAATCTGGGCATGACGGAAAGAAACATGCGCCTGCGCGACCACGAGCAGGAGGAGCTGTCCTTCTACTCCAAGGCGACCACCGACATTGAATACCTGTTCCCGTTCGGCTGGGGCGAGCTCTGGGGCATTGCCGACCGCACCAATTACGACCTGACGCAGCATCAGAACCATTCCGGCAAGAGCCTTGAGTACTTTGACCCGGAGACAAACGAGCGGTATGTCCCGTACGTTGTCGAGCCTTCCCTCGGCGCCGACCGCGTTGCGCTCGCCTTCCTGTGCGACGCCTACGACGAGGAAAAGCTGGATGAAAAGGACACCAGAGTCGTCATGCGGCTGCATCCCGCGCTGGCTCCCTATAAGGCCGCCATTCTTCCGCTTTCCAAAAAGCTGAACGAGAAGGCGCAGGAAATCAGCGCAGACCTTTCCAAGCACTTCATGGTGGACTACGACGACGCCGGTTCCATCGGCAAGCGTTACCGCCGTCAGGACGAAATCGGCACCCCGTTCTGCATTACCTACGACTTCGACAGCGAAACGGACGGCTGCGTGACCGTGCGCGACCGCGACACCATGCAGCAGGAGCGCATCGCCATTTCCGAGCTGGTAAACTATATCAGCAGAAAAATTGAATTCTGA
- a CDS encoding GtrA family protein: protein MITLDKLKKLRRFLTTPEMISYLIFGVLTTAVNVVSYGLLRPVIHWNAQWDVLTANTIAWILSVAFAFVTNKLFVFRSKSFAAKLFWRELSTFVGARLLSLGVDSLGMLLMVNVLAWNDWLAKIIMNVIVVIMNYVLSKTIIFKK from the coding sequence GTGATAACTTTGGATAAGCTGAAAAAGCTGCGGCGCTTTCTGACGACGCCCGAAATGATCTCCTACCTTATTTTCGGCGTTCTTACCACGGCCGTCAACGTAGTGAGCTACGGCCTTCTGCGCCCGGTCATTCACTGGAACGCGCAGTGGGACGTGCTGACGGCAAACACGATCGCCTGGATTCTTTCCGTGGCTTTTGCGTTTGTCACCAACAAGCTCTTTGTATTCCGCAGCAAAAGCTTCGCGGCAAAGCTGTTCTGGAGGGAGCTTTCCACCTTCGTAGGCGCCCGCCTTCTGTCGCTCGGCGTGGATTCGCTGGGGATGCTGCTCATGGTGAACGTGCTGGCCTGGAACGACTGGCTGGCAAAGATCATTATGAACGTCATCGTGGTGATCATGAATTATGTGCTGAGCAAGACGATTATCTTTAAAAAATAA
- the ymfI gene encoding elongation factor P 5-aminopentanone reductase: MKTALITGASRGIGRAAALRLAEDGFRVVINYHTSKGEAESLLNELSARDFPGCAAVQADVSDRAQVEKMFALAGGVDVLVNNAGIAQQKLFTDLTEQDWDRMFDVDVKGIFHCCQCALPYMIHRKQGKIVNISSMWGQVGASCEVHYSAAKAAVIGLTKALAKEVGPSGIQVNCVAPGVIATEMNAQLDESTLCGLKEETPLGMLGAAEDIAAAVSFLAGENSRFITGQVLGVNGGMII; encoded by the coding sequence ATGAAAACGGCTTTGATTACCGGGGCTTCCCGCGGAATCGGAAGGGCGGCCGCCCTCCGCCTTGCCGAGGACGGCTTCCGTGTCGTCATCAATTATCATACTTCCAAAGGGGAAGCGGAATCCCTTCTGAACGAGCTGAGCGCGCGGGATTTTCCCGGCTGCGCCGCGGTACAGGCCGATGTTTCCGACAGGGCGCAGGTGGAAAAGATGTTTGCTCTGGCCGGCGGCGTGGATGTGCTGGTCAACAATGCGGGCATCGCGCAGCAGAAGCTCTTTACGGACCTTACGGAACAGGACTGGGACAGAATGTTCGACGTGGACGTCAAGGGGATTTTCCACTGCTGCCAGTGCGCGCTTCCGTATATGATTCACCGCAAGCAGGGAAAAATCGTCAATATCTCCTCCATGTGGGGACAGGTCGGCGCTTCCTGTGAGGTGCATTATTCCGCGGCAAAGGCGGCGGTGATCGGGCTGACCAAAGCGTTGGCGAAGGAAGTCGGCCCGTCGGGAATCCAGGTCAACTGCGTGGCGCCGGGCGTCATAGCGACCGAAATGAACGCGCAGCTTGACGAAAGCACCCTTTGCGGGCTGAAAGAAGAGACCCCGCTCGGCATGCTTGGCGCGGCGGAGGATATTGCCGCCGCCGTCAGCTTCCTTGCGGGGGAAAATTCGCGCTTTATCACCGGTCAGGTACTGGGTGTCAACGGCGGAATGATTATCTGA
- a CDS encoding MmcQ/YjbR family DNA-binding protein yields the protein MGQYDWIDGYCLAKKGVGKDYKPEWDAVRYRVGEKMFAMQGGDKEGRPIITIKLEPALGALLRSRYSDIVPGYYMNKEHWNSLYLEGTVPDETVREMLDNAYAVVFASLSGKVRRELEEGNRGK from the coding sequence TTGGGCCAATACGACTGGATCGACGGGTACTGCCTTGCTAAGAAAGGCGTAGGGAAGGACTATAAACCGGAATGGGACGCCGTGCGTTACCGCGTGGGGGAGAAAATGTTCGCCATGCAGGGAGGGGACAAGGAAGGCCGCCCCATTATTACCATCAAGCTGGAACCCGCGCTGGGCGCTTTGCTGCGTTCCCGGTATTCCGACATTGTGCCGGGCTATTATATGAATAAAGAGCACTGGAACTCCCTCTATCTGGAGGGAACGGTTCCGGACGAGACGGTCAGGGAAATGCTGGACAACGCGTACGCGGTTGTATTCGCCTCTCTGAGCGGAAAAGTGCGCCGGGAACTGGAAGAAGGGAATCGGGGAAAATGA
- a CDS encoding DUF3298 and DUF4163 domain-containing protein, protein MIYRAKRAALLLLAVCVFLQAGCAGKAEAETNSSRVNGFSQGSNVVNAKEDGVRIQTAVPTFVGFSAAQELNEKIREISDNGLAEVKRAEKELGNSAAKGNLFFQSCYDLFWDSDILSVWIMNENYTGGAHGYRWVKSFNVNIQTGEFYEMPGALFKDAQAGTKKITDAILTDIKKRPDFYFPEAAKTVEEKHGAYSYYLDGQDLVVYFDLYELMPYAGGMPEFRFSLDDLDLKFRMGNNPDRLNVRHNGMDMEFQNPVVVNDGGVLLPLEETADTLNHTVEKTDAGYKVDGKSVKPTMIDGAAYMPVETFNTLGENGPIPGFVFYDRKTLWIFTQTAQSEEEKKLMSSSMDSGGSEIYLNSAPGGTSSEVSWKKRMCYIKSYDEKTGTVTLDPIEWITSEDKSRIRELKLDGDFPDGYYIYNPTVETEKIKLSENAKISLIQWNAQNVAESDVQTDAAGLGKRLAEDGALSFPYEYTVSDGKIIALREQYVP, encoded by the coding sequence ATGATCTACCGGGCAAAGCGCGCGGCGCTTCTGCTGCTGGCGGTTTGCGTCTTTTTGCAGGCGGGTTGCGCCGGGAAAGCGGAAGCGGAGACAAATTCCAGCAGGGTAAACGGTTTTTCACAAGGCAGCAATGTGGTCAACGCCAAAGAAGACGGGGTGCGGATTCAGACCGCGGTTCCGACATTCGTCGGCTTTTCCGCGGCGCAGGAGCTGAACGAAAAAATCAGGGAGATTTCCGATAACGGACTTGCCGAGGTAAAGCGGGCGGAAAAGGAGCTTGGCAATTCGGCGGCGAAGGGGAATCTTTTTTTCCAAAGCTGTTACGATCTCTTTTGGGATAGTGATATCCTTTCCGTGTGGATTATGAATGAAAATTACACGGGCGGCGCACACGGCTACCGGTGGGTAAAATCTTTCAATGTAAATATTCAGACGGGTGAATTCTATGAAATGCCGGGCGCTTTGTTTAAGGACGCACAGGCGGGAACAAAGAAAATCACGGATGCCATTCTGACGGATATCAAAAAACGTCCCGATTTTTATTTTCCCGAAGCGGCAAAAACGGTGGAGGAAAAGCACGGCGCGTATTCTTATTATCTGGACGGGCAGGATCTTGTCGTCTATTTCGACCTGTATGAGCTGATGCCTTACGCGGGAGGAATGCCGGAGTTCCGCTTTTCGCTGGATGACCTCGACCTGAAATTCCGCATGGGCAATAACCCGGACCGGCTGAACGTACGGCACAACGGGATGGATATGGAGTTTCAGAATCCGGTCGTTGTGAACGACGGCGGCGTGCTTTTGCCGCTGGAAGAAACCGCCGACACGCTGAATCATACTGTGGAAAAAACGGACGCGGGTTACAAGGTGGACGGGAAAAGCGTGAAACCGACTATGATCGACGGCGCGGCGTATATGCCGGTCGAAACTTTCAATACGCTGGGGGAAAACGGTCCGATTCCCGGCTTCGTCTTCTATGACCGAAAAACGCTCTGGATTTTCACCCAGACCGCGCAAAGTGAGGAAGAAAAAAAGCTGATGAGCAGCAGCATGGACAGCGGCGGAAGCGAGATTTATCTGAACAGCGCTCCGGGCGGCACCTCCTCCGAGGTTTCGTGGAAGAAAAGGATGTGCTATATCAAAAGCTACGATGAAAAAACCGGAACCGTTACACTGGACCCGATCGAATGGATCACCAGTGAAGATAAGAGCCGGATTCGGGAGCTGAAACTCGACGGTGATTTTCCGGACGGTTATTACATTTACAATCCTACCGTGGAAACGGAGAAAATAAAACTTTCTGAAAACGCGAAAATCAGTCTCATTCAGTGGAATGCGCAAAACGTGGCGGAATCCGACGTACAGACAGACGCCGCGGGACTGGGGAAGCGCCTTGCTGAGGACGGCGCTCTGAGCTTTCCCTATGAATACACCGTAAGCGACGGAAAAATTATCGCGCTGCGGGAGCAGTACGTACCGTAA
- a CDS encoding flavodoxin family protein → MKITVIHGSPRKGNSYTATQKFLQAMREHGEIDVREFFLPKDLPDFCRGCYNCFLRDELTCPHAGYVQPILQAMLEADGLVFNSPVYVLSLSGAMKSFLDHFGFLFLPHRPRPEMFHKKAFILSTTAGAGTRSAMGVIAKSLKYWGVNRVYQRGFAMYSLSWDEMPAKRRQKFENRLQADADGFYRAVAGKKDRPPYLQTRLMYFISKQLQKGREGNQLDKRYWKEHGWLDGASPFHFDKTAD, encoded by the coding sequence ATGAAAATCACAGTCATACACGGCAGCCCCAGAAAAGGCAACAGCTACACGGCGACGCAGAAATTTTTACAGGCAATGAGGGAGCATGGAGAAATCGACGTGCGGGAATTTTTTCTGCCGAAGGATCTGCCCGATTTCTGCAGGGGCTGCTACAACTGCTTTCTGAGGGATGAACTGACCTGTCCGCACGCCGGATACGTGCAGCCGATCCTTCAGGCGATGCTGGAAGCCGACGGCCTGGTTTTCAATTCGCCTGTCTACGTGCTCTCCCTGAGCGGCGCCATGAAGTCCTTTCTCGACCATTTCGGCTTTCTCTTCCTGCCGCACCGTCCCCGTCCGGAGATGTTCCATAAGAAGGCGTTTATTCTGTCCACGACCGCGGGCGCCGGAACGCGTTCCGCGATGGGCGTGATCGCGAAAAGCCTGAAATACTGGGGCGTTAACCGGGTATATCAAAGGGGCTTCGCCATGTACAGCCTGAGCTGGGACGAAATGCCGGCGAAAAGACGGCAAAAATTTGAAAACCGGCTTCAAGCGGACGCGGACGGCTTCTACAGGGCCGTCGCCGGAAAAAAGGACAGACCGCCCTATCTGCAGACCCGGTTGATGTATTTTATCAGCAAACAGCTGCAGAAGGGCCGCGAGGGTAACCAGCTGGACAAACGCTACTGGAAGGAACACGGATGGCTGGACGGCGCTTCCCCGTTCCATTTCGATAAAACGGCCGATTAG